In one window of Nerophis ophidion isolate RoL-2023_Sa linkage group LG05, RoL_Noph_v1.0, whole genome shotgun sequence DNA:
- the pld7 gene encoding uncharacterized protein pld7 isoform X1 has translation MPVVLRSGRSMQGSDDDEEEKDTTTRRRRRLRKAKTSSRLQVSPTYKMESETSDSDSDAVHGQVMERLHTDEEEEETVEGTETEVKPCSVVLDRFRVTDNASKREPEERDDMNRRSAKPASRIPTFNKRPATLSAEMPLYKKDLPLPVVQPAEKPASVLVDTSKCVQEKSLLSYRIPRIGGEVPTILSNTEQTSEGSTPSASMLSEGVQYGLMASPRPALRAEGRLQEQPEGQCSATSAIDSFSPEIPCLDSLSQDNPQEDKPPRSYVVTKRSVSTTVTQSTELDCMPNVSQTEAIVNEQPPWEREHPHTPESQDVRSLSDVDSEADFVMDDSGDAKDPNEPQIIMKTDQAVDVGKENNNESVCHAAVEKSATAPSKSAKSRPPLFLQGSGRPLFAFCFLLPATLLLLGMHAWHFGLPMSVSQLAAQLQLHWLEGVGLMAESCSRDCRVELVESIPVGLYPSSPSTQQSTAASWLRLLGKANSSVSIAAFYVSLRSNNEDFAHSLDTQGRKVFDQLKQLLSKDVKLQMVVNSPQTSTQDTDELAAAGAKIKEVDLKSLTGGIVHTKLLVVDRKHFYLGSANMDWRSLSQVREVGVIVEDCSCLAQDASRIFELYRSLNGSLPPYWPARFTALSSAQHPLRVHFNGVATQVYLSSSPPQIAARGRSDDLTTILSIVHDAQKFIFISVMDYLPLSEFTKPLRFWPDIDSAVRAAACTRGVKVRLLVSCWEHSPAAMFPFLQSLLVLNRPPLKCDIEVKIFTVHSTAEQMKIPFARVNHAKYMVTDRVLYIGTSNWSETYFSETAGVGLVVNQTDSVAKKGQGTVRSGAEELFLRDWRSHYASSLSAADVRVCPRRPH, from the exons ATGCCGGTGGTTTTGCGGTCCGGGAGGTCGATGCAAGGCAGTGATGACGACGAGGAGGAGAAGGACACAACaacaaggagaagaagaagactaCGAAAAGCCAAGACGTCGTCCCGCCTGCAAGTGAGCCCCACGTACAAGATG GAGTCGGAGacctcggactcggactcggatgCTGTACACGGCCAAGTGATGGAGAGACTGCACACTGATGAGGAAGAAGAGGAAACCGTGGAGGGGACAGAAACG GAAGTGAAGCCCTGCAGTGTTGTGTTGGACCGCTTTCGGGTTACTGATAATGCTTCAAAGAGAGAACCCGAGGAAAGAGACGACATGAACCGCAGAAGTGCAAAGCCTGCTTCCCGCATCCCCACCTTCAATAAGCGGCCTGCCACTCTCAGCGCAGAGATGCCTTTGTACAAAAAAGATCTTCCTCTCCCAGTAGTTCAGCCTGCTGAGAAGCCTGCAAGTGTCCTAGTGGACACATCAAAGTGTGTGCAGGAAAAAAGCCTTTTATCATACCGCATCCCCAGAATTGGCGGTGAGGTACCCACCATCTTGAGCAACACAGAACAAACATCTGAAGGGTCCACACCTAGCGCATCCATGTTGTCTGAGGGAGTGCAGTATGGTCTTATGGCAAGCCCCAGGCCTGCACTCAGAGCAGAGGGACGCCTCCAAGAGCAACCCGAAGGCCAGTGCAGTGCAACCAGCGCGATTGACAGCTTCTCGCCGGAGATTCCATGCCTGGACTCCTTGAGTCAAGATAATCCTCAAGAAGATAAACCACCAAGGTCTTATGTTGTGACCAAGAGAAGCGTTTCAACAACCGTCACACAGTCCACAGAGCTGGACTGCATGCCCAATGTTAGCCAAACAGAAGCTATTGTGAACGAACAGCCTCCGTGGGAGAGAGAACATCCACACACACCCGAGTCACAAGACGTGAGGTCTTTGTCGGATGTCGACAGCGAGGCTGACTTTGTGATGGATGATTCTGGTGATGCAAAGGACCCCAATGAGCCGCAGATAATAATGAAGACTGATCAAGCTGTGGATGTCGGCAAGGAAAACAACAATGAGTCGGTCTGTCATGCAGCAGTAGAAAAGTCTGCCACAGCTCCATCCAAGTCGGCAAAG TCCAGGCCTCCTCTCTTTCTACAGGGTTCAGGCCGGCCTCTCTTCGCCTTCTGCTTCTTGCTGCCGGCTACTCTGCTGCTTCTCGGTATGCATGCTTGGCACTTTGGACTCCCCATGTCTGTCAGCCAGCTCGCTGCTCAGCTGCAGCTGCACTGGCTAGAGGGCGTCGGACTCATGGCTGAGTCATGTAGCAGAGATTGTCG AGTTGAGCTGGTGGAGAGCATCCCAGTGGGTCTGTACCCATCGAGCCCATCAACACAGCAGAGTACAGCAGCCAGCTGGCTCAGGCTGCTGGGCAAGGCTAACAGCTCTGTCAGCATCGCCGCCTTCTACGTGTCACTGCGCAGCAACAATGAGGACTTTGCTCACTCATTGGACACTCAG GGCAGAAAGGTATTTGATCAGCTCAAGCAGCTGCTTTCCAAAGACGTGAAGCTCCAAATGGTGGTTAACAGCCCTCAGACCTCCACACAGGACACCGATGAACTTGCTGCAGCAG GTGCAAAGATCAAAGAAGTGGATCTGAAGTCCTTAACTGGCGGCATCGTTCACACTAAGTTGTTAGTGGTGGACCGGAAGCACTTCTACTTGGGTAGTGCCAACATGGACTGGCGCTCTTTAAGTCAG GTGAGGGAGGTGGGCGTAATAGTGGAGGACTGCAGCTGCCTCGCCCAAGATGCCTCTCGTATCTTTGAGCTGTACAGGAGCCTGAATGGTTCTTTGCCACCATATTGGCCCGCTCGCTTCACCGCCCTGTCCAGCGCCCAGCATCCTTTGCGTGTCCACTTCAATGGAGTTGCTACACAAGTGTACTTATCT AGCTCCCCGCCGCAAATCGCAGCCCGCGGACGCTCTGATGATCTCACCACCATTTTGTCCATCGTCCATGACGCTCAGAAGTTCATTTTCATCTCTGTCATGGACTACCTTCCTCTGTCTGAGTTCACCAAACCACTAAG GTTCTGGCCTGACATCGATTCTGCCGTGAGGGCAGCAGCTTGCACTCGGGGAGTAAAAGTGCGCCTCCTGGTGAGCTGCTGGGAGCACTCTCCTGCCGCCATGTTCCCCTTCCTACAGTCGCTGTTGGTGCTCAACAGGCCGCCACTGAAGTGTGACATAGAAGTG AAAATCTTCACAGTGCACTCTACAGCGGAGCAGATGAAGATCCCCTTTGCCCGAGTCAACCACGCCAAGTACATGGTGACGGACAGAGTCCTCTACATCG GTACATCCAACTGGTCCGAGACGTACTTCTCCGAGACGGCCGGAGTGGGCTTGGTGGTGAACCAGACGGACTCTGTGGCGAAAAAAGGCCAGGGGACGGTGCGCAGCGGGGCAGAGGAGCTCTTTCTCAGAGACTGGAGGTCTCATTACGCCAGCTCGCTGTCAGCCGCCGACGTCAGGGTGTGTCCTCgccgaccacattga
- the pld7 gene encoding uncharacterized protein pld7 isoform X2 — MESETSDSDSDAVHGQVMERLHTDEEEEETVEGTETEVKPCSVVLDRFRVTDNASKREPEERDDMNRRSAKPASRIPTFNKRPATLSAEMPLYKKDLPLPVVQPAEKPASVLVDTSKCVQEKSLLSYRIPRIGGEVPTILSNTEQTSEGSTPSASMLSEGVQYGLMASPRPALRAEGRLQEQPEGQCSATSAIDSFSPEIPCLDSLSQDNPQEDKPPRSYVVTKRSVSTTVTQSTELDCMPNVSQTEAIVNEQPPWEREHPHTPESQDVRSLSDVDSEADFVMDDSGDAKDPNEPQIIMKTDQAVDVGKENNNESVCHAAVEKSATAPSKSAKSRPPLFLQGSGRPLFAFCFLLPATLLLLGMHAWHFGLPMSVSQLAAQLQLHWLEGVGLMAESCSRDCRVELVESIPVGLYPSSPSTQQSTAASWLRLLGKANSSVSIAAFYVSLRSNNEDFAHSLDTQGRKVFDQLKQLLSKDVKLQMVVNSPQTSTQDTDELAAAGAKIKEVDLKSLTGGIVHTKLLVVDRKHFYLGSANMDWRSLSQVREVGVIVEDCSCLAQDASRIFELYRSLNGSLPPYWPARFTALSSAQHPLRVHFNGVATQVYLSSSPPQIAARGRSDDLTTILSIVHDAQKFIFISVMDYLPLSEFTKPLRFWPDIDSAVRAAACTRGVKVRLLVSCWEHSPAAMFPFLQSLLVLNRPPLKCDIEVKIFTVHSTAEQMKIPFARVNHAKYMVTDRVLYIGTSNWSETYFSETAGVGLVVNQTDSVAKKGQGTVRSGAEELFLRDWRSHYASSLSAADVRVCPRRPH; from the exons ATG GAGTCGGAGacctcggactcggactcggatgCTGTACACGGCCAAGTGATGGAGAGACTGCACACTGATGAGGAAGAAGAGGAAACCGTGGAGGGGACAGAAACG GAAGTGAAGCCCTGCAGTGTTGTGTTGGACCGCTTTCGGGTTACTGATAATGCTTCAAAGAGAGAACCCGAGGAAAGAGACGACATGAACCGCAGAAGTGCAAAGCCTGCTTCCCGCATCCCCACCTTCAATAAGCGGCCTGCCACTCTCAGCGCAGAGATGCCTTTGTACAAAAAAGATCTTCCTCTCCCAGTAGTTCAGCCTGCTGAGAAGCCTGCAAGTGTCCTAGTGGACACATCAAAGTGTGTGCAGGAAAAAAGCCTTTTATCATACCGCATCCCCAGAATTGGCGGTGAGGTACCCACCATCTTGAGCAACACAGAACAAACATCTGAAGGGTCCACACCTAGCGCATCCATGTTGTCTGAGGGAGTGCAGTATGGTCTTATGGCAAGCCCCAGGCCTGCACTCAGAGCAGAGGGACGCCTCCAAGAGCAACCCGAAGGCCAGTGCAGTGCAACCAGCGCGATTGACAGCTTCTCGCCGGAGATTCCATGCCTGGACTCCTTGAGTCAAGATAATCCTCAAGAAGATAAACCACCAAGGTCTTATGTTGTGACCAAGAGAAGCGTTTCAACAACCGTCACACAGTCCACAGAGCTGGACTGCATGCCCAATGTTAGCCAAACAGAAGCTATTGTGAACGAACAGCCTCCGTGGGAGAGAGAACATCCACACACACCCGAGTCACAAGACGTGAGGTCTTTGTCGGATGTCGACAGCGAGGCTGACTTTGTGATGGATGATTCTGGTGATGCAAAGGACCCCAATGAGCCGCAGATAATAATGAAGACTGATCAAGCTGTGGATGTCGGCAAGGAAAACAACAATGAGTCGGTCTGTCATGCAGCAGTAGAAAAGTCTGCCACAGCTCCATCCAAGTCGGCAAAG TCCAGGCCTCCTCTCTTTCTACAGGGTTCAGGCCGGCCTCTCTTCGCCTTCTGCTTCTTGCTGCCGGCTACTCTGCTGCTTCTCGGTATGCATGCTTGGCACTTTGGACTCCCCATGTCTGTCAGCCAGCTCGCTGCTCAGCTGCAGCTGCACTGGCTAGAGGGCGTCGGACTCATGGCTGAGTCATGTAGCAGAGATTGTCG AGTTGAGCTGGTGGAGAGCATCCCAGTGGGTCTGTACCCATCGAGCCCATCAACACAGCAGAGTACAGCAGCCAGCTGGCTCAGGCTGCTGGGCAAGGCTAACAGCTCTGTCAGCATCGCCGCCTTCTACGTGTCACTGCGCAGCAACAATGAGGACTTTGCTCACTCATTGGACACTCAG GGCAGAAAGGTATTTGATCAGCTCAAGCAGCTGCTTTCCAAAGACGTGAAGCTCCAAATGGTGGTTAACAGCCCTCAGACCTCCACACAGGACACCGATGAACTTGCTGCAGCAG GTGCAAAGATCAAAGAAGTGGATCTGAAGTCCTTAACTGGCGGCATCGTTCACACTAAGTTGTTAGTGGTGGACCGGAAGCACTTCTACTTGGGTAGTGCCAACATGGACTGGCGCTCTTTAAGTCAG GTGAGGGAGGTGGGCGTAATAGTGGAGGACTGCAGCTGCCTCGCCCAAGATGCCTCTCGTATCTTTGAGCTGTACAGGAGCCTGAATGGTTCTTTGCCACCATATTGGCCCGCTCGCTTCACCGCCCTGTCCAGCGCCCAGCATCCTTTGCGTGTCCACTTCAATGGAGTTGCTACACAAGTGTACTTATCT AGCTCCCCGCCGCAAATCGCAGCCCGCGGACGCTCTGATGATCTCACCACCATTTTGTCCATCGTCCATGACGCTCAGAAGTTCATTTTCATCTCTGTCATGGACTACCTTCCTCTGTCTGAGTTCACCAAACCACTAAG GTTCTGGCCTGACATCGATTCTGCCGTGAGGGCAGCAGCTTGCACTCGGGGAGTAAAAGTGCGCCTCCTGGTGAGCTGCTGGGAGCACTCTCCTGCCGCCATGTTCCCCTTCCTACAGTCGCTGTTGGTGCTCAACAGGCCGCCACTGAAGTGTGACATAGAAGTG AAAATCTTCACAGTGCACTCTACAGCGGAGCAGATGAAGATCCCCTTTGCCCGAGTCAACCACGCCAAGTACATGGTGACGGACAGAGTCCTCTACATCG GTACATCCAACTGGTCCGAGACGTACTTCTCCGAGACGGCCGGAGTGGGCTTGGTGGTGAACCAGACGGACTCTGTGGCGAAAAAAGGCCAGGGGACGGTGCGCAGCGGGGCAGAGGAGCTCTTTCTCAGAGACTGGAGGTCTCATTACGCCAGCTCGCTGTCAGCCGCCGACGTCAGGGTGTGTCCTCgccgaccacattga
- the smim19 gene encoding small integral membrane protein 19 isoform X2 translates to MGEHGLLGNEPESIDYTVHEAWNEATNVYLLVILVSFGLLINKRKIMRIFTLPPTVESSTEPNFYDSLQKVRLRQQLEMYSLARKFEQQQQTDSVQLSME, encoded by the exons ATGGGGGAACACGGTCTTCTGGGCAACGAGCCCGAGTCTATCGATTATACTGTGCACGAAGCCTGGAACGAGGCCACCAACGTCTACCTGCTCGTTATTCTAGTTAGCTTCGGCCTGTTGAT AAACAAGAGGAAGATCATGCGCATCTTCACCCTGCCCCCCACCGTGGAAAGCAGCACAGAGCCCAACTTCTATGACAGCCTGCAGAAGGTCCGCCTGCGACAACAGCTGGAGATGTACTCTTTGG CCAGGAAGTTTGAGCAGCAGCAACAAACCGACAGTGTCCAGCTTTCCATGGAATGA
- the smim19 gene encoding small integral membrane protein 19 isoform X1: MGEHGLLGNEPESIDYTVHEAWNEATNVYLLVILVSFGLLMYARKNKRKIMRIFTLPPTVESSTEPNFYDSLQKVRLRQQLEMYSLARKFEQQQQTDSVQLSME, translated from the exons ATGGGGGAACACGGTCTTCTGGGCAACGAGCCCGAGTCTATCGATTATACTGTGCACGAAGCCTGGAACGAGGCCACCAACGTCTACCTGCTCGTTATTCTAGTTAGCTTCGGCCTGTTGATGTACGCCAGAAA AAACAAGAGGAAGATCATGCGCATCTTCACCCTGCCCCCCACCGTGGAAAGCAGCACAGAGCCCAACTTCTATGACAGCCTGCAGAAGGTCCGCCTGCGACAACAGCTGGAGATGTACTCTTTGG CCAGGAAGTTTGAGCAGCAGCAACAAACCGACAGTGTCCAGCTTTCCATGGAATGA